A genome region from Brienomyrus brachyistius isolate T26 chromosome 23, BBRACH_0.4, whole genome shotgun sequence includes the following:
- the slc39a4 gene encoding zinc transporter ZIP4 isoform X1: protein MKVLGLVAPGEDRLHEEAFRSLLSVLEKRVQCPGVSCEKCISVQDVSQLTGGSPTASGLSMEDFFKVAAGLCLYLSDPLETCGAVKDKRWQRETDQFIQSTAAQDIQGDDFINGTTGLDHVLLGIERHLRIMDGEHCLTVRDILKANGLATDHTHEMDAIFGAILYHILLGDCVTAHLLPKPDYFLDFLFSRFSSGDMTVHGLEDLMWSLKVGETNRTLSNHYDHHQRRLGLTDPHQGNSSWDQMCFTASELLQIYGLNATGFSRAQFTQLSPALVQQLLSTACVDRGQPTSPGAKLSKTERYVYATLANVVICLGAMFGIVLLLCTACTNVFQLSIQFCISMAVGSLTGDAVLHLLPVFLGLHTHKGEDSAEHDHAGGETSDYTFKLLVLLAGIYYFYLMETIFTLVTHKGQHGHRGDDSDPHHCDHDRVLQMYRDQKKTKQSVSEADLVDGEVDGKPLTIPDLHRREQRLLPYMITIGDGIHNFADGLAIGAAFSVSWRSGLATSLAVLCHELPHELGDFAILLHCGVSVKKALLLNLASAMTSFAGLYIALSVSTDPTAKDWIAAVTTGLFLYVGLADMLPSMVHASSSRPWLTFLLQNVGLLSGWGVLLLLSFYEDKIDF from the exons ATGAAGGTCCTGGGATTAGTGGCACCTGGAGAAGATCGGCTACACGAGGAGGCTTTTCGCTCGTTACTCTCAGTATTGGAGAAGCGTGTGCAATGCCCCGGTGTGTCGTGTGAAaag TGCATCTCTGTGCAGGACGTGAGCCAGCTCACTGGGGGATCCCCGACAGCCAGTGGCTTGTCGATGGAGGACTTTTTCAAGGTGGCTGCTGGGTTGTGTCTGTACCTCAGCGATCCCCTCGAGACCTGTGGTGCCGTGAAGGACAAGCGCTGGCAGAGAGAGACCGACCAGTTCATCCAGAGCACAGCGGCCCAAGACATCCAAGGAGACGATTTTATTAATGGGACTACGGGACTCGATCATGTTCTCCTTGGAATTGAAAGGCACCTTCGAATAATGGATGGAGAG CACTGTCTCACAGTTAGGGACATCCTGAAGGCAAACGGCTTGGCTACAGATCACACGCACGAAATGGACGCCATCTTTGGGGCGATCCTTTACCACATCCTGCTGGGCGACTGCGTGACCGCCCATTTGCTGCCCAAGCCTGACTACTTCCTGGATTTTCTCTTCAGTCGATTTAGCTCCGGAGACATGACAGTGCATG GTTTGGAGGATCTCATGTGGTCCCTGAAGGTGGGTGAGACCAACAGAACCCTCAGTAACCACTATGATCACCATCAGCGTCGTCTGGGCCTCACAGACCCTCATCAGGGTAACAGCAGCTGGGACCAG ATGTGCTTCACGGCCAGTGAACTCCTGCAGATATACGGCCTGAACGCCACGGGCTTCTCGCGGGCCCAGTTCACACAGCTGAGCCCTGCACTGGTGCAGCAGCTCCTCAGCACTGCCTGTGTGGACAGGGGGCAGCCGACGAGCCCCGGGGCCAAGCTCAGCAAGACAGAGA GGTATGTCTACGCCACATTAGCGAACGTGGTGATTTGCCTGGGCGCCATGTTTGGCATCGTGCTCCTGCTCTGCACAGCCTGCACGAACGTCTTCCAGCTCAGCATTCAGTTCTGCATCAGCATGGCTGTGGGGTCCCTAACAGGAGACGCTGTCCTGCACCTCCTGCCTGTG TTCCTGGGTCTCCACACTCACAAGGGGGAGGACAGTGCGGAGCATGACCACGCCGGTGGGGAGACCTCTGACTACACCTTCAAGCTCCTGGTCCTCCTGGCTGGCATCTACTACTTCTACTTAATGGAGACCATTTTCACCCTGGTCACTCACAAAGGCCAGCATGGCCATCGAGGC GACGACAGCGATCCGCATCACTGCGACCACGACCGGGTTCTGCAGATGTACCGGGATCAGAAGAAGACCAAGCAGTCCGTCTCGGAAGCAGATCTG GTCGACGGAGAAGTCGATGGAAAGCCGCTCACTATTCCAGATCTCCATAGGAGAG AACAGCGGCTGCTCCCGTACATGATCACCATCGGCGACGGGATCCACAACTTCGCCGACGGCCTGGCTATCGGGGCTGCCTTCTCCGTGTCCTGGAGGTCGGGCCTGGCAACGTCGCTGGCTGTGCTCTGCCATGAGCTGCCCCATGAGCTGG GTGACTTCGCCATCCTCCTGCACTGCGGCGTTTCCGTGAAGAAGGCTCTGCTGCTCAACCTGGCCAGTGCCATGACCTCCTTCGCTGGCCTCTACATCGCCCTCTCCGTCTCGACGGACCCGACCGCGAAGGACTGGATCGCGGCCGTCACCACCGGTCTCTTCCTTTACGTCGGTCTCGCTGACATG